ACATTTTCTGCTGCTGCGTTCTTATTGTTCGCTTGGCGTTACTGGCTGCAGAACAGAGTTCAGCGTTTGGGGCCGATCTTCACCAACCCTACCAGGCGTTTGACCCCCCGTCGCTCCCACAATTATACAGTGCAAATCCTGAGCCGAAAACTAATCCTTTTGACGATATATCTGTCATTGACATCTTTAACCAAAAGATAAATGGATTGAGCGAACAGTGCCCCCGTCGAAATGTGATTATGTTCTTTATGACTAGGGAAAAAGAATACCTGACACCTTGCATAAGACCGGCTTTGTTAAACAGCACAAGGTATGAGCAACCAGAAGATTCCATGAGAGACCAGTTACAAGGTTTAAGCAAACTAAATCAACTGCGTAATTTGAAAGAGGAAAATGATCGGCTAAGTGAGATGGGCGGGGCACCATCCCAAGACGAAAGAGAGTCCAAACCAAAATTGAATTTGCAAGGTACACCAGTATCTTATTCTGGACGGCTGTTGAAACGCATTCTTCAAAATATGGGAGACGGGACTGTTAAAGTGGACTTCCCTAATGCGAACTTTAAACCCATAGACGACAAGCGCGCGAGGCTGTCTATAAATGGAGCGCTGTCATCGCTGGCCGACATGTTACGTCACGAATCTGGTCGCCATAGAAAACCACAATATGCATTCCATTCGGACTTGTTGAAGATGGGAAAATGATTTATCCTGAATCGAAAATGAAGTACCAAGTTGTGTCTATGATTTTTAAGTGTTACATTCCTCCTTTAACAATTTGCTAGGAAAGGTGTTATTTTAATTAGTAAAAGAGGGCATACACATTTATCAAGcaatttgaaaaagttattcTTTAAACAGCTTAGAATGCTTCATGTAACACCAAACGATAACAAAATGAAGTTAAAGAGCAAAGTGAAATTAGTCTTCAGCGAAATGGAATGATCTAGCCTACAAAAACTGTTGAATCTATGAAAGGGTACAAAATGACATAGCAATGATATATGTTACAAGTAAAACTTGGAAAGTTTCTACTAATATCCCATGATTgatattgaagtgttttaaaacttataaaaagCAGGATTCAATTTGGTGTCTTTTGTTAAAgcggcactcttattcaaaatcaatacatacacttgtgtAAAAAATTATCTCGAGTGATTTACCTTTAAgtgcttactaaataatgtgtatttggaaaatattcatttctgATAACACGATCTTAATCGTGTAGTTAAAAACTGAACacgcaaaagtattaaatgattggtgaatgctaaaatatttactgtggtcttttatcgtctcataaggttgaaatgccgtgttttatgcacatttctttcaaattaaactcggtatccttcataagaaccattgttttcgacatttatttatcctttttggaatattaaaacaatagtaataattgtggttaatcttacgcgggagtaaaagtgcatctttacaGTGTTTCttgcacctttatttcaaatttaactcgttATCCttaaaagaaccattgttttcaacatttattcatcctctttggtatgataaaacatttgtattatttttggtGAATCTTGTTTGGGACCCTGAAAAAGTGCTTTTGTTAAGGACCATAGATAAGTAATatagaaatgtttcttttaacagcgtcttatatatttatgatttatgttCAATATACTAGTAACTGATTTGAAAGTTCGTAGATATATATGGTTAATGCCAACACAAATCAGTCCACTTAGTAGCTGGTGAAATTCTATGGCAAATATTCATGAAGGACGATACTtacaagcaataaaaaaaattataacgACAATACATTCTTACAGACGTGTTTATCACATTGACATTGAATGTTTcgttgaaaattaaaatataagagGCAGTGTACAGCATTGAGTGCTCTTGTcatttatttccctttgttGCTTAAGTGTATTTGCAATATTGTCGGATATGGCAAAATCGAGCCTTTAGattttcattattgtaataACTGCAAGTTTTGGATATTCTATTGGAATATCGTGTTGGTCGTATTATCAAAAAGAGATATTAACAATGTGGTATCCTCCTTATTGAAACGTGTATAAATTGTCGATCTCGTCAAAAACCATAAAAAGTCGATCTGACACGAGAGAACGAAAGATAAAACGTGTCTATTTTGTCCTGTGTATATGTCTACGTTTGAGAATAAAGAAATACTATACTTCAAGAAAATGTAGGCAAATAACGCAACGACTGATtataattttgtgttttattaactGAAATATCTATTACCGGcttgaaagaaaacaatttacgCATGATAAACAATTTGTATGGCGATATTAACTGCGGTGTTTTggtgaaaacaatattaatgtaGTAAAATGGGAAAGACTTATCACCGGAAATTTTTCTTCCCAATCTGAATAATACAGGAGTCGAAAAAGTTGAACGCATCGACAAAACTTGCCAACCTACCTAAAAATAATAGCGCTACTCTATGTTGTCGATACAGCACTACTAAACGAAACTGAAACTGATTTGAAAAAAGTGATTCgtgatttttattataacagaAGCGTTTGCTTTAAAGCTAAATATCGATAAAACAACGCTAGAAGTTGTTTCTTTGGTATCAATTCTCTAATTAATTGTGAATCATAGTTACATGACGCATGCACAGAGGGCAGAGGGACCTATGAACATTATACGACTTTACCAAATCATGTAGATCGACAAAATGCTCTCcacgaaaataaatgtttgttttcaccTTCGAATCTGCTCTACATTCTATGGAGCTACATTAAATAGggtaaatcctcgattgtcattagCCCACAAATATGTTCGAACACCATGTGCAGAAAGAAGGTATCTCTAAAATTAAATAACTCAACAAGCAAATACTGGTGGTATATT
This genomic stretch from Mya arenaria isolate MELC-2E11 chromosome 10, ASM2691426v1 harbors:
- the LOC128205209 gene encoding uncharacterized protein LOC128205209 isoform X1, encoding MTWGVLLNMISARNNIFCCCVLIVRLALLAAEQSSAFGADLHQPYQAFDPPSLPQLYSANPEPKTNPFDDISVIDIFNQKINGLSEQCPRRNVIMFFMTREKEYLTPCIRPALLNSTRYEQPEDSMRDQLQGLSKLNQLRNLKEENDRLSEMGGAPSQDERESKPKLNLQGTPVSYSGRLLKRILQNMGDGTVKVDFPNANFKPIDDKRARLSINGALSSLADMLRHESGRHRKPQYAFHSDLLKMGK
- the LOC128205209 gene encoding uncharacterized protein LOC128205209 isoform X2 codes for the protein MISARNNIFCCCVLIVRLALLAAEQSSAFGADLHQPYQAFDPPSLPQLYSANPEPKTNPFDDISVIDIFNQKINGLSEQCPRRNVIMFFMTREKEYLTPCIRPALLNSTRYEQPEDSMRDQLQGLSKLNQLRNLKEENDRLSEMGGAPSQDERESKPKLNLQGTPVSYSGRLLKRILQNMGDGTVKVDFPNANFKPIDDKRARLSINGALSSLADMLRHESGRHRKPQYAFHSDLLKMGK